In Sordaria macrospora chromosome 5, complete sequence, a single window of DNA contains:
- a CDS encoding 40S ribosomal protein eS25 → MAPAASGAKKQKKKWSKGKVKDKAQHAVILDKSTSDKLYKDVQSYRLVTVATLVDRLKINGSLARRCLKDLEEKGQIKQVVGHSKMKIYTRAIGDAE, encoded by the exons ATGGCTCCCGCCGCGTCTGGTGctaagaagcagaagaagaagtggtccaagggcaagg tcaaggacaaggctcAGCACGCCGTCATCCTTGACAAGTCCACTTCCGACAAGCTCTACAAGGACGTCCAGTCCTACCGCCTTGTCACCGTCGCTACCCTCGTCGATCGTCTTAAGATCAACGGCTCGCTCGCCCGCCGCTGCCTTAAGGAcctcgaggagaagggtcAGATCAAGCAGGTTGTTGGACACAGCAAGATGAAGATCTACA CCCGTGCCATTGGCGACGCCGAGTAA
- a CDS encoding 40S ribosomal protein uS7, with amino-acid sequence MSEGEVDVAAVSQYEVLPKEVLAEVGSVKLFNRWSYEDVEIRDISLTDYIQIRSPVYLPHSAGRYAVKRFRKANCPIIERLTNSLMMHGRNNGKKLMAVRIVAHAFEIIHLMTDQNPIQIAVDAIVNCGPREDSTRIGSAGTVRRQAVDVSPLRRVNQAIALLTTGAREASFRNVKSIAECLAEELINAAKGSSNSYAIKKKDELERVAKSNR; translated from the exons ATGTCTGAGGGAGAAGTTGACGTCGCGGCCGTTTCCCAGTATGAGGTCCTCCCCAAGGAGGTCCTCGCTGAGGTTGGCAGTGTGAAGCTGTTCA ACCGCTGGAGCtacgaggatgtcgagattAGGGATATCTCTTTGAC CGACTACATCCAGATCCGCTCCCCCGTCTACCTCCCCCACTCCGCTGGTCGCTATGCCGTCAAGCGCTTCCGCAAGGCCAACTGCCCCATCATTGAGCGTCTCACCAACTCCCTCATGATGCACGGTCGCAACAACGGCAAGAAGCTCATGGCTGTCCGCATTGTCGCTCACGCCTTCGAGATC ATCCACCTCATGACCGACCAGAACCCCATCCAGATCGCCGTCGATGCCATCGTCAACTGCGGTCCCCGCGAAGACTCCACCCGTATCGGTTCCGCCGGTACCGTCCGTCGCCAGGCCGTCGATGTCTCTCCCCTCCGCCGTGTCAACCAGGccatcgccctcctcaccaccggTGCTCGCGAGGCTTCTTTCCGCAACGTCAAGTCCATTGCCGAGTGCCTTGCTGAGGAGCTGATCAACGCCGCTAAGggctcctccaactcctacgccatcaagaagaaggatgagctcGAGCGTGTTGCCAAGTCCAACCGTTAA